Proteins from a single region of Gossypium arboreum isolate Shixiya-1 chromosome 1, ASM2569848v2, whole genome shotgun sequence:
- the LOC108451370 gene encoding epidermis-specific secreted glycoprotein EP1-like translates to MLGCSISISSKLSYPTMSLHSSLTMSLLSFSFLLLFTFSAKAVVPPSETFRFVNDGEFGPFVVEYDANYRVISIANAPFQLAFYNTTPNAFTLALRMATTRSESLFRWVWEANRGNPVRENATFSLGTDGNLVLADADGQIAWQSNTANKGVVGFQLLPNGNMVLHDSNGKFIWQSFDHPTDTLLVGQSLRIGGATKLVSRASAQNNVNGAYSLVMEPKQLVLQYKGMNSPKPLVYFKSSVWPSTQDGTLQTVTLNVEETNDGFAYNVLLDYTVANSSIGTGNLILARPKYNSTLSILRLGIDGNLRVFTYYDKVDSQAWEETFTLFSRDSIWGTECELPERCGNFGLCEENQCVACPSTNGLLGWSQNCQPKKVNCRPNGFSYYKLEGVDHFMSQYNEGEGIKESDCGRKCTSDCKCLGYFYHRETSKCWIANELKTLAKTSNSSHVGYIKAPNK, encoded by the coding sequence ATGCTTGGCTGCTCCATCTCCATATCATCAAAGCTTTCATATCCAACAATGTCTCTTCACTCTTCTCTCACCATGTCATTGCTGTCTTTCTCCTTCTTGTTGCTGTTTACTTTTAGTGCCAAAGCTGTTGTTCCTCCATCTGAAACTTTTAGGTTTGTCAACGACGGAGAATTTGGGCCGTTTGTTGTTGAATATGATGCAAATTACCGTGTCATAAGCATAGCTAATGCCCCCTTCCAGCTTGCGTTTTATAACACCACCCCTAATGCCTTCACCCTTGCGTTACGCATGGCTACAACGCGTTCCGAGTCGCTCTTCCGATGGGTTTGGGAGGCCAACAGGGGGAACCCTGTTCGCGAGAACGCCACGTTTTCTCTCGGGACTGACGGGAACCTTGTCTTGGCTGATGCCGATGGTCAGATTGCTTGGCAAAGTAACACTGCCAACAAAGGTGTGGTAGGGTTCCAATTGTTGCCTAATGGTAACATGGTGTTACACGATTCCAATGGCAAGTTCATTTGGCAAAGTTTTGATCATCCAACTGATACACTCTTGGTGGGTCAGTCGCTTAGAATCGGAGGGGCGACGAAGCTTGTGAGTCGGGCTTCTGCTCAAAACAATGTCAACGGAGCCTATAGCTTGGTGATGGAGCCTAAACAGTTGGTTTTGCAGTACAAGGGAATGAACTCTCCTAAACCACTTGTCTATTTCAAATCATCTGTTTGGCCAAGTACACAAGATGGTACTTTACAAACTGTGACACTAAATGTTGAGGAAACAAATGATGGCTTTGCTTATAACGTTTTGTTAGACTACACAGTGGCTAACTCGTCCATCGGGACCGGAAATCTCATCTTGGCAAGGCCGAAATACAACAGCACATTGTCGATTCTTCGACTCGGGATCGATGGAAACCTGAGGGTTTTTACCTACTATGACAAGGTTGATTCACAGGCATGGGAAGAGACTTTCACTCTCTTCTCTAGGGACTCAATATGGGGCACTGAATGCGAACTGCCGGAGAGGTGTGGGAACTTTGGACTCTGTGAGGAGAACCAATGCGTTGCTTGCCCGTCAACAAACGGATTACTCGGTTGGAGCCAAAATTGTCAGCCGAAGAAGGTGAATTGTAGGCCGAATGGTTTCAGCTACTACAAGCTAGAAGGAGTTGACCATTTCATGAGCCAGTACAACGAAGGAGAAGGGATAAAGGAGAGTGATTGTGGGAGGAAATGCACCTCTGATTGCAAGTGTTTGGGGTACTTTTACCACAGGGAAACATCCAAATGTTGGATCGCTAATGAGTTGAAAACCCTTGCTAAAACCTCTAACTCTTCCCATGTTGGTTATATAAAGGCACCCAACAAGTGA